In Variovorax paradoxus, a single genomic region encodes these proteins:
- a CDS encoding ABC transporter ATP-binding protein encodes MTTTSDTILDVRGISKRFGGLQALSDVGITIKRGQVYGLIGPNGAGKTTFFNVITGLYTPDSGTFELAGKPYQPTAVHEVAKAGIARTFQNIRLFAEMTALENVMVGRHIRTNSGVFGAMLRTGSFKAEEAAIAKRAHELLDYVGIGKFADYKARTLSYGDQRRLEIARALATDPQLIALDEPAAGMNLTEKVALRELIDRIRRDNRTILIIEHDVKLIMGLCDRVTVLDYGKQIAEGTPVDVQKNEKVIEAYLGTGGH; translated from the coding sequence ATGACGACGACATCGGACACCATCCTCGACGTGCGCGGCATCTCCAAGCGCTTCGGCGGCTTGCAGGCCCTCTCCGACGTGGGCATCACCATCAAGCGCGGCCAGGTCTACGGCCTGATCGGCCCCAACGGCGCTGGCAAGACCACGTTCTTCAACGTGATCACCGGCCTGTACACGCCCGACAGCGGCACCTTCGAGCTCGCTGGCAAGCCCTACCAGCCCACGGCCGTGCACGAAGTGGCCAAGGCCGGCATTGCGCGCACCTTCCAGAACATCCGCCTCTTCGCCGAAATGACGGCGCTGGAGAACGTGATGGTCGGGCGCCACATCCGCACCAACTCCGGCGTGTTCGGCGCCATGCTGCGCACCGGCAGCTTCAAGGCCGAAGAGGCTGCCATCGCCAAGCGCGCGCATGAGCTGCTCGACTACGTGGGCATCGGCAAGTTCGCCGACTACAAGGCGCGCACGCTGAGCTACGGCGACCAGCGGCGCCTGGAGATCGCACGCGCGCTGGCTACCGACCCGCAGCTCATCGCGCTGGACGAGCCGGCCGCCGGCATGAACCTGACCGAGAAGGTCGCGCTGCGCGAGCTGATCGACCGCATCCGCCGCGACAACCGCACCATCCTGATCATCGAACACGACGTCAAGCTCATCATGGGCCTGTGCGACCGCGTCACCGTGCTGGACTACGGCAAGCAGATTGCCGAAGGAACGCCGGTGGACGTGCAGAAGAACGAGAAGGTGATCGAGGCCTACCTCGGCACCGGAGGCCACTGA
- a CDS encoding ABC transporter ATP-binding protein, producing the protein MDGAAQAKAAGKTLLKVNGLKVGYGGIQAVKGVDFEVREGELVSLIGSNGAGKTTTMKAITGTLPAGAGNIEFLGRSIKGRGAWDLVSEGLVMVPEGRGVFTRMTITENLQIGAYIRKDKAEIAKDMERVFVTFPRLRERKDQLAGTMSGGEQQMLAMGRALMARPKVLLLDEPTMGLSPIMCDKIFEVVQTVASQGVTILLVEQNANRALQLADRGYVMESGLITMSGEAKALLSDPRVRAAYLGE; encoded by the coding sequence ATGGACGGCGCCGCGCAAGCCAAGGCAGCCGGCAAGACGCTGCTGAAGGTCAATGGACTGAAGGTGGGCTACGGCGGCATCCAGGCCGTCAAGGGCGTGGATTTCGAGGTGCGCGAGGGCGAGCTGGTCTCGCTGATCGGCTCCAACGGCGCCGGCAAGACCACCACCATGAAGGCCATCACCGGCACGCTGCCGGCCGGAGCCGGCAACATCGAGTTCCTGGGCCGCAGCATCAAGGGCCGCGGCGCCTGGGACTTGGTGTCGGAAGGCCTGGTGATGGTGCCGGAAGGTCGCGGCGTGTTCACGCGCATGACCATCACCGAGAACCTGCAGATCGGCGCCTACATCCGCAAGGACAAGGCCGAGATCGCGAAGGACATGGAGCGCGTGTTCGTCACCTTCCCGCGCCTGCGCGAGCGCAAGGACCAGCTGGCCGGCACCATGTCGGGCGGCGAACAGCAGATGCTGGCCATGGGCCGCGCGCTGATGGCGCGCCCCAAGGTGCTGCTGCTGGACGAACCCACCATGGGCCTGTCGCCGATCATGTGCGACAAGATCTTCGAGGTGGTGCAGACCGTGGCCTCGCAGGGCGTGACCATCCTGCTGGTGGAGCAGAACGCCAACCGCGCGCTGCAACTGGCCGATCGGGGCTACGTGATGGAGTCGGGCCTGATCACCATGAGCGGCGAGGCCAAGGCCCTGCTGAGCGACCCGCGCGTGCGGGCCGCGTACCTGGGCGAATGA
- a CDS encoding Bug family tripartite tricarboxylate transporter substrate binding protein yields MKTRHLLLTLLASATALMGTGTAMAQQQQRPIRLVVPYAAGGPIDNTARILAERVKDTLGPVIIDNKPGAGGNIGADIVAKAPPDGLTIGIAATATNAVNPWLYNKIPFNAATDFAPITQMVRVPNVLVMNADTAKRLNINSVADLIRYAKANPAKLNYGSGGNGSAGHLAGELFKKEAGIFAVHIPYNGGSPAQLALISGQVDFNFDNLATAAPNIRSGKLKAIAVTTLQRSSSLPEVPPIADTLKGFSIDTWWGLIAPAGTPHDVIVKLNQAFVAALNAPETKTRFAGLLAEPVASSPEQFGSFMKSELAKYEAVVKATGAKVD; encoded by the coding sequence ATGAAGACGAGACACCTCCTTCTCACCCTCCTCGCAAGCGCCACCGCCCTGATGGGCACCGGCACGGCCATGGCGCAGCAGCAACAGCGCCCCATCCGCCTCGTCGTGCCCTACGCGGCCGGCGGCCCGATCGACAACACGGCGCGCATCCTGGCCGAGCGCGTCAAGGACACGCTGGGCCCGGTCATCATCGACAACAAACCCGGCGCGGGCGGCAACATCGGCGCCGACATCGTGGCGAAGGCACCGCCGGACGGCCTGACCATCGGCATCGCGGCCACCGCCACGAACGCGGTGAACCCGTGGCTCTACAACAAGATCCCGTTCAACGCCGCGACCGACTTCGCGCCCATCACGCAGATGGTCCGCGTGCCCAACGTGCTGGTCATGAACGCCGACACCGCCAAGCGCCTGAACATCAACAGCGTGGCCGACCTGATCCGCTACGCCAAGGCCAACCCGGCCAAGCTCAACTACGGCAGCGGCGGCAACGGCAGCGCCGGGCACCTGGCGGGCGAGCTGTTCAAGAAGGAAGCCGGCATCTTCGCCGTGCACATTCCGTACAACGGCGGCAGCCCGGCGCAGCTAGCGCTGATTTCCGGGCAGGTCGACTTCAACTTCGACAACCTCGCCACCGCCGCGCCGAACATCCGCTCGGGCAAGCTGAAGGCGATTGCGGTAACGACGCTGCAGCGCAGCAGCTCGCTGCCCGAAGTGCCGCCGATTGCCGACACGCTCAAGGGCTTTTCCATCGACACCTGGTGGGGACTGATCGCGCCGGCCGGCACGCCGCACGACGTGATCGTGAAACTGAATCAGGCGTTCGTGGCCGCGCTCAATGCGCCGGAAACGAAGACGCGCTTCGCCGGACTGCTGGCGGAGCCGGTTGCCAGCTCGCCGGAGCAGTTCGGTTCGTTCATGAAGAGCGAACTGGCGAAGTACGAAGCGGTCGTGAAAGCGACCGGCGCGAAGGTCGACTGA
- a CDS encoding CDP-6-deoxy-delta-3,4-glucoseen reductase, with protein MTATAPHEAGFSITVEPSGRHFVAQGDETILAAGIRQGIGLPYGCKDGACGSCKCKKLSGEVTLGPHQSKALSAEEQLAGFVLTCCAHATSDVVLESRQVTEAGALPIRKMPVRVMALTRQSHDVMLVRLQLPAGEPLQFYAGQYVEFILRDGARRSYSMANAPHTVGVPGTGIELHLRHLPGGKFTDHVFGTMKEKEILRIEGPFGSFFLREDSDKPMVLLASGTGFAPIKALLEHMQFKGITRPVSLYWGGRRPEDLYMDAWVREQMAQMPQLRYVPVISNATPQDNWTGRTGFVHQAVLEDFADLSGHQVYACGAPIVVDSAKRDYVALAGLPEEEFFADAFTTEADKAIP; from the coding sequence ATGACTGCTACAGCGCCGCATGAGGCGGGCTTTTCCATCACCGTCGAGCCGAGCGGGCGCCATTTCGTGGCGCAGGGCGACGAAACCATCCTCGCGGCCGGCATCCGGCAAGGCATCGGCCTGCCCTACGGCTGCAAGGACGGCGCCTGCGGCTCCTGCAAGTGCAAGAAGCTCTCGGGCGAGGTCACCCTCGGCCCCCACCAGAGCAAGGCCCTGAGCGCCGAAGAACAGCTGGCCGGCTTCGTGCTGACCTGCTGCGCCCACGCCACCAGCGACGTGGTGCTGGAATCGCGCCAGGTCACGGAGGCCGGCGCGCTGCCGATCCGCAAGATGCCGGTGCGGGTGATGGCGCTCACGCGCCAGTCGCACGACGTGATGCTGGTGCGCCTGCAGCTGCCGGCCGGCGAGCCTCTGCAGTTCTACGCGGGCCAGTACGTGGAATTCATCCTTCGCGACGGCGCCCGCCGCAGTTATTCGATGGCCAACGCGCCGCATACCGTCGGCGTGCCGGGCACGGGCATCGAACTGCATCTGCGGCACCTGCCGGGCGGCAAGTTCACGGACCATGTGTTCGGCACGATGAAGGAAAAGGAAATCCTGCGCATCGAAGGCCCGTTCGGCAGCTTCTTCCTGCGCGAGGACTCCGACAAGCCCATGGTGCTGCTGGCCTCGGGCACGGGCTTCGCGCCCATCAAGGCGCTGCTGGAGCACATGCAGTTCAAGGGCATCACGCGGCCCGTGTCGCTCTACTGGGGCGGCCGCCGCCCCGAAGACCTGTACATGGACGCCTGGGTACGTGAGCAGATGGCGCAGATGCCCCAGCTGCGCTACGTGCCCGTCATCTCCAACGCGACGCCGCAGGACAACTGGACCGGCCGCACCGGCTTCGTCCACCAGGCCGTGCTGGAAGACTTCGCCGACCTGTCGGGCCACCAGGTCTATGCCTGCGGGGCACCCATCGTGGTCGACTCGGCCAAGCGCGACTACGTGGCGTTGGCCGGGCTGCCCGAAGAAGAGTTCTTTGCAGACGCGTTCACCACCGAGGCCGACAAGGCCATTCCCTGA
- a CDS encoding SDR family oxidoreductase, with the protein MPSINSPSGALPARFRRERLLIVGCGDVGQRVARDLSGRMQLVALTSSADRVAALRAAGVRPLVGNLDESATLRRLAGIATRVLHLAPPARDGGAAWWRDQRTTALARALRLRSVPSTFVYGSTSGVYGDCGGARVNETRSVRPDTPRSHRRVDAERAVRWLGRSAGIRASILRIPGIYAPDRENGTPRGRLQRGTPVLRREDDVYTNHIHADDLARACEAALFRGKPQRVVHASDDTELRMGDYMDLAADLYGMPRPPRVARGEAERQLPLQLLSFMGESRRLDNTRLKRELRVRLAHPTVHTGLRESA; encoded by the coding sequence TTGCCTTCAATCAATAGCCCCTCCGGCGCCTTGCCGGCGCGCTTCCGGCGCGAGCGCCTCCTGATCGTCGGCTGCGGCGACGTCGGCCAGCGCGTGGCGCGCGATCTTTCCGGCCGCATGCAACTGGTGGCGCTCACGTCTTCGGCGGACCGGGTGGCAGCCTTGCGGGCTGCCGGCGTGCGTCCGCTGGTGGGCAATCTGGACGAGTCGGCCACGCTGCGCAGGCTGGCGGGCATCGCGACCCGGGTGCTGCACCTGGCGCCGCCCGCCCGCGACGGCGGCGCCGCCTGGTGGCGCGACCAGCGCACCACCGCGCTGGCGCGCGCGCTGCGGCTGCGCTCGGTGCCCTCGACCTTCGTCTACGGCTCGACCAGCGGCGTCTATGGCGACTGCGGCGGCGCCCGGGTGAACGAAACGCGCAGCGTGCGGCCCGACACCCCCCGGTCGCACCGCCGAGTGGACGCCGAGCGCGCCGTGCGCTGGCTGGGCCGCAGCGCCGGCATCCGGGCCAGCATCCTGCGGATTCCCGGCATCTATGCGCCGGACCGCGAGAACGGCACGCCGCGCGGCCGCCTGCAGCGCGGTACCCCCGTGCTGCGGCGCGAGGACGACGTCTATACCAACCATATCCACGCCGACGACCTCGCGCGAGCCTGCGAGGCCGCGCTGTTCCGCGGCAAGCCGCAGCGCGTCGTGCATGCGTCGGACGACACCGAACTGCGGATGGGCGACTACATGGACCTGGCCGCCGACCTGTACGGCATGCCCCGCCCGCCGCGCGTGGCTCGTGGCGAGGCCGAGCGGCAGTTGCCGCTGCAATTGTTGAGCTTCATGGGGGAGTCGCGTCGGCTGGACAACACGCGGTTGAAGCGTGAGTTGCGGGTGCGGCTGGCGCATCCGACGGTGCATACGGGGTTGCGGGAAAGCGCCTGA
- a CDS encoding class I SAM-dependent methyltransferase: MSDILQFKVVDGIKCFSPEVASSYEDYPDGGFDLTDKNADSSFWVTSRNRLFKGLVQRNRAPTGKTKFLEIGCGTGDFIRHISGDEQLEITGSEVYLKGLVYAKKNQPDVDFIQFDVTKGRIGEQFDMITAFDVIEHIDDDTTAIANIAHMLRKDGVAIISVPQHMFLWSALDEIVKHKRRYSRKELVDKLKANGFSVSYATSFVFTLFPLMLVSRLLDNRRDKSQSDETALAKRVKFPPVLNWFLDLFMRFDEALIRMGVPLPFGGTLLVVARKTGG, translated from the coding sequence ATGAGCGACATCCTGCAATTCAAGGTCGTCGACGGCATCAAGTGCTTTAGCCCGGAAGTGGCCAGCAGCTACGAAGACTATCCCGACGGCGGCTTCGATCTGACCGACAAGAACGCAGACAGCAGTTTCTGGGTCACGTCGAGAAATCGGCTTTTCAAGGGCCTGGTTCAAAGGAATCGCGCGCCCACGGGCAAGACGAAATTCCTGGAAATCGGCTGCGGCACCGGTGACTTCATCCGGCATATTTCCGGCGACGAGCAGCTCGAAATCACCGGCTCGGAGGTCTATCTCAAGGGCCTGGTCTATGCAAAAAAGAACCAACCCGACGTCGATTTCATCCAGTTCGACGTGACCAAGGGTCGCATCGGCGAACAGTTCGACATGATCACGGCCTTCGATGTGATCGAGCACATCGACGACGACACGACGGCCATCGCCAACATTGCCCACATGCTCCGCAAGGATGGCGTGGCCATCATTTCGGTGCCGCAGCACATGTTCCTCTGGAGTGCCTTGGACGAAATCGTCAAGCACAAGCGGAGGTACTCGCGCAAGGAACTCGTCGACAAGCTGAAGGCCAACGGCTTTTCGGTCAGCTACGCCACTTCTTTCGTCTTCACGCTGTTTCCATTGATGCTGGTTTCGCGTCTGCTCGACAACCGGCGTGACAAATCCCAGTCGGACGAGACGGCTCTGGCGAAGCGGGTCAAGTTTCCACCCGTTCTCAATTGGTTCCTCGATCTCTTCATGCGCTTCGACGAAGCCTTGATCCGCATGGGCGTGCCGCTTCCTTTTGGCGGCACCCTGCTGGTGGTAGCAAGAAAAACCGGCGGCTGA
- the cysM gene encoding cysteine synthase CysM: protein MNYPTIEDAIGKTPLVALQRIHAAENAKRGNVILGKLEGNNPAGSVKDRPALSMIKRAEERGEIKPGDTLIEATSGNTGIALAMAAAIKGYRMVLIMPEDLSVERAQTMKAFGAELVLTPKSGGMEYARDLAEQMVAQGKGLVLDQFANPDNPRIHYETTGPEIWADTKGKITHFVSAMGTTGTITGVSRFLKEKNPAIRIIGAQPAEGSRIPGIRKWPAEYLPKIFDPSRVDQEISVSQDDAEEMCRRLAREEGIFGGISAAGALWAALEVSKTVENATIVFVVCDRGDRYLSTGVFPA from the coding sequence ATGAATTATCCGACGATCGAAGATGCCATCGGCAAGACCCCACTGGTCGCCCTGCAACGCATCCATGCCGCAGAAAATGCCAAGCGTGGCAACGTGATTCTCGGCAAGCTGGAAGGCAACAACCCGGCAGGCTCGGTGAAAGACCGGCCGGCCCTCTCGATGATCAAGCGCGCCGAGGAGCGCGGCGAAATCAAGCCCGGCGACACGCTGATCGAAGCCACCTCGGGCAACACGGGCATCGCGCTGGCCATGGCCGCCGCCATCAAGGGCTACCGCATGGTGCTCATCATGCCGGAGGACCTCTCGGTGGAGCGCGCCCAGACCATGAAGGCCTTCGGTGCCGAGCTCGTGCTCACGCCCAAGAGCGGCGGCATGGAATACGCGCGCGACCTGGCCGAGCAGATGGTCGCGCAGGGCAAGGGCCTGGTGCTCGACCAGTTCGCCAACCCCGACAACCCGCGCATCCACTACGAGACCACCGGCCCCGAGATCTGGGCCGACACCAAGGGCAAGATCACTCACTTCGTGAGCGCGATGGGCACCACGGGCACCATCACCGGCGTCTCGCGCTTCCTGAAGGAAAAGAACCCCGCCATCCGCATCATCGGTGCGCAACCGGCCGAAGGCTCGCGCATTCCGGGCATCCGCAAGTGGCCGGCCGAGTACCTGCCGAAGATCTTCGATCCGAGCCGGGTCGACCAGGAAATCAGCGTGAGCCAGGACGACGCCGAAGAAATGTGCCGCCGCCTCGCGCGCGAAGAGGGCATCTTCGGCGGCATCTCTGCCGCCGGTGCGCTCTGGGCCGCGCTCGAGGTGTCCAAGACCGTCGAGAACGCGACCATCGTGTTCGTGGTCTGCGACCGCGGCGACCGCTACCTCTCCACCGGCGTTTTCCCGGCCTGA
- a CDS encoding NUDIX domain-containing protein gives MPHPKFCQVCATPLEWIALMEDGGPKERLRCPNCGHTHWNNPTPVLAAIVEYRGQVLLARNAAWPGKMFALITGFMEAGETPEEGVAREVKEETNLDVSALKIVGAYDFQRMNQVIIAYHVVADGEVKLSPELVDYRLYDLPDLKCWPAGTGYALADWLRTRGHEPVFFTAAENEERRRGLNLPPEPEERGSAS, from the coding sequence ATGCCCCATCCCAAGTTTTGCCAGGTCTGCGCCACGCCGCTCGAGTGGATCGCGCTGATGGAAGACGGCGGTCCCAAGGAGCGCTTGCGCTGCCCCAACTGCGGCCACACCCACTGGAACAACCCCACGCCCGTGCTCGCGGCCATCGTCGAGTACCGCGGCCAGGTGCTGCTGGCGCGCAATGCGGCATGGCCGGGCAAGATGTTCGCGCTGATCACCGGCTTCATGGAAGCCGGCGAGACGCCGGAGGAGGGCGTGGCGCGCGAGGTCAAGGAAGAAACCAACCTCGATGTGAGCGCCCTCAAGATCGTCGGTGCCTATGACTTCCAGCGCATGAACCAGGTCATCATCGCCTACCACGTGGTGGCCGATGGCGAGGTGAAACTCTCGCCCGAACTGGTCGACTACCGTCTCTACGACCTGCCAGACCTGAAGTGCTGGCCAGCCGGCACCGGCTATGCGCTGGCCGACTGGCTGCGTACGCGCGGCCACGAGCCGGTGTTCTTCACCGCCGCGGAAAACGAAGAGCGCCGCCGCGGTCTTAATCTGCCTCCGGAACCTGAGGAGCGTGGAAGTGCAAGTTGA
- a CDS encoding sulfurtransferase TusA family protein, which produces MQVDRELDTRGLNCPLPILKAKKSLNEMASGQLLKVVSTDPGSIRDFQAFARQTGNELMEQETVGTDFIHVLKRR; this is translated from the coding sequence GTGCAAGTTGACCGCGAGCTCGACACCCGCGGGCTGAACTGCCCGCTGCCCATTCTCAAGGCGAAAAAGTCGCTCAACGAGATGGCGAGCGGGCAGCTGCTGAAGGTGGTGTCGACCGACCCAGGTTCGATCCGCGACTTCCAGGCCTTCGCGCGCCAGACGGGCAATGAACTGATGGAACAGGAAACCGTCGGCACCGACTTCATCCACGTGCTGAAGCGCCGCTGA
- the galU gene encoding UTP--glucose-1-phosphate uridylyltransferase GalU — protein MSTPSTRIRKAVFPVAGFGTRFLPATKAQPKEMLPVVDKPLIQYAVEEAYAAGIRDMIFVTGRNKRAIEDHYDTAYELESQLEASGKTALLNIARSVMPDDMTCSYVRQPRMLGLGHAVLCAEHLVGNEPFAVLLADDLMVGPKGGEPVLAQMTSAFARLGGSLLAVQEVPLEHVKRYGIVAGDAIEDGLVKVSKMVEKPKPEEAPSRLGVAGRYILTPGVFDEIRNQPKGAGGEIQLTDGIAALMKKESVYAYSYKGIRYDCGSKEGFLQASVELALAHPEVGAEFREYLKSLKL, from the coding sequence ATGTCCACACCATCGACACGTATCCGCAAGGCTGTATTTCCCGTTGCGGGCTTTGGCACCCGCTTTCTGCCCGCCACCAAGGCACAGCCCAAGGAAATGCTGCCGGTGGTCGACAAGCCGCTGATCCAGTACGCCGTCGAAGAGGCCTACGCCGCGGGCATCCGCGACATGATCTTCGTGACCGGCCGCAACAAGCGCGCCATCGAGGACCACTACGACACCGCCTACGAGCTCGAAAGCCAGCTCGAGGCCAGCGGCAAGACCGCCCTGCTGAACATCGCCCGCTCGGTCATGCCCGACGACATGACCTGCTCCTACGTGCGCCAGCCGCGCATGCTGGGCCTGGGCCACGCCGTGCTGTGCGCCGAGCACCTGGTAGGCAACGAGCCCTTCGCCGTGCTCCTGGCGGATGACCTGATGGTCGGCCCCAAGGGCGGCGAGCCGGTGCTGGCGCAGATGACCTCGGCCTTCGCCCGCCTGGGCGGCTCGCTGCTGGCGGTGCAGGAAGTGCCGCTGGAGCACGTCAAGCGCTACGGCATCGTGGCCGGCGACGCCATCGAGGACGGCCTGGTGAAGGTCAGCAAGATGGTCGAGAAGCCGAAGCCCGAAGAAGCGCCCTCGCGCCTGGGCGTGGCGGGCCGCTACATCCTGACGCCGGGCGTCTTCGACGAGATCCGCAACCAGCCCAAGGGCGCGGGCGGCGAGATCCAGCTGACCGACGGCATCGCGGCGCTGATGAAGAAGGAATCGGTCTACGCGTACTCGTACAAGGGCATCCGCTACGACTGCGGCAGCAAGGAAGGCTTCCTGCAGGCGTCGGTGGAACTGGCGCTGGCCCACCCCGAAGTGGGCGCGGAGTTCCGCGAGTACCTCAAGAGCCTGAAGCTGTAA